In a genomic window of Nocardiopsis mwathae:
- a CDS encoding GntR family transcriptional regulator: MEFGPDDDIEPDAPTPPYKQLAGILKARIRRGDWKPNRPIASEARLVDEFGLSRPTVRRAIRVLVDEGVLFVVPQRGTYVAEHPDSA; encoded by the coding sequence ATGGAGTTTGGACCTGACGACGACATCGAGCCCGACGCCCCGACACCGCCGTACAAGCAGCTTGCGGGCATCCTGAAGGCTCGGATCCGGCGCGGGGACTGGAAGCCGAACCGGCCGATCGCGTCCGAGGCTCGACTGGTCGACGAGTTCGGACTGTCCCGCCCGACCGTTCGACGTGCCATCAGGGTCCTGGTGGATGAGGGCGTCCTTTTCGTGGTCCCTCAGCGGGGCACCTACGTCGCAGAGCACCCGGACTCTGCCTGA
- a CDS encoding TipAS antibiotic-recognition domain-containing protein, which translates to MSHPVGEVARIVKVTVRTLHHYDEIGLLSPGARSAAGYRLYDDADLDRLHRILGYRELGFSLEDIAALLDAPGTDTYDHLRRQRRLLVERRHRLDGMVAALDKEMEAYDMGISLTPEERLELFGDAFDAEGYAQEARERWGDSEQWAQSARRTAAYTKEDWQRIGEEGAAAEQRLVDAFTSGVAADSETAMDAVEEHRRQVDRWFYDCPHEFHVKLTRMYAEDPRFTDYYEGKAEGLVGFVRAAAEANARRNGYAED; encoded by the coding sequence GTGAGTCACCCGGTAGGTGAGGTCGCGCGGATCGTGAAGGTGACCGTGCGGACGCTGCACCACTACGACGAGATCGGCCTGCTGTCGCCCGGCGCGCGCTCCGCCGCAGGGTACCGGCTGTACGACGACGCCGACCTCGACCGGCTGCACCGCATCCTCGGCTACCGGGAACTCGGGTTCTCCCTGGAGGACATCGCGGCGCTCCTCGACGCGCCCGGCACCGACACCTATGACCACCTGCGCCGCCAGCGGCGGCTGCTGGTGGAGCGTCGGCACCGGCTCGACGGGATGGTCGCCGCGCTCGACAAGGAGATGGAGGCCTACGACATGGGGATCTCACTCACGCCGGAGGAGCGGCTGGAGCTGTTCGGCGACGCCTTCGACGCCGAGGGGTACGCACAGGAGGCCCGGGAGCGCTGGGGTGACAGCGAGCAGTGGGCGCAGTCGGCGCGGCGGACGGCCGCGTACACGAAGGAGGACTGGCAGCGCATCGGTGAGGAGGGTGCCGCCGCTGAGCAGCGGCTGGTCGACGCGTTCACCTCGGGTGTGGCGGCCGACTCGGAGACGGCCATGGACGCCGTCGAGGAACACCGGAGGCAGGTCGACCGCTGGTTCTACGACTGTCCGCATGAGTTCCACGTGAAACTGACGCGCATGTACGCGGAGGACCCCCGGTTCACCGACTACTACGAGGGCAAGGCCGAAGGACTCGTCGGCTTCGTTCGTGCGGCGGCCGAGGCCAACGCTCGGCGTAACGGCTACGCGGAGGACTGA
- a CDS encoding CCA tRNA nucleotidyltransferase, with the protein MPNTALPGETPRPESPREGASASTAPAELTDEQRDAIGRLFSSIDGIATELGDLFTAAGHELALVGGPVRDALLGREVHDLDLTTDAVPQTILKLIDGWADAVWTVGIDFGTVGLRKNGYQLEITTYRSESYQPKSRKPEVDYGESLYEDLIRRDFTVNAMAVHLPGREFIDPFGGLADLKERRLRTPARPEDSFSDDPLRIMRAIRFAAQLSFELAPEVKAAATDMADRLTIVSAERIRDELTKLMVSPDPRVGIEHMVDLEIARYVLPEIPKLRLEIDEHHRHKDVYEHSLTVLDQAMDLEKQRGMQPDLVLRLAALLHDIGKPKTRAFEPGGRVSFHHHEVVGASMSKSRLSALRFPKDVVADVSKLVALHLRFHGYGKGEWTDSAVRRYARDAGHLLERLHVLTRADCTTRNRRKAAALARSYDDIEHRISRLAEEEELNKIRPDLDGNEIQEILGIGPGPLVGKAYRYMLELRLENGPMDKADAVAELRKWAEQQEEL; encoded by the coding sequence GTGCCGAACACTGCGCTTCCTGGTGAAACCCCGCGTCCCGAGTCCCCTCGCGAAGGCGCGTCCGCGTCGACCGCTCCAGCGGAGCTGACGGACGAGCAGAGGGACGCGATCGGCAGGCTGTTCAGCTCGATCGACGGCATCGCCACGGAGCTCGGTGACCTTTTCACCGCCGCCGGCCACGAGCTGGCCCTGGTGGGCGGGCCGGTACGCGACGCCCTGCTCGGGCGCGAGGTGCACGACCTGGACCTGACCACCGACGCGGTGCCGCAGACCATCCTCAAGCTGATCGACGGATGGGCCGACGCCGTGTGGACGGTCGGCATCGACTTCGGCACGGTGGGGCTGCGCAAGAACGGCTACCAGCTGGAGATCACCACCTACCGCAGCGAGTCCTACCAGCCCAAGTCGCGCAAGCCCGAGGTCGACTATGGCGAGTCGCTGTACGAAGACCTCATCCGCCGCGACTTCACGGTCAACGCGATGGCGGTCCACCTGCCCGGACGCGAGTTCATCGACCCCTTCGGCGGCCTGGCCGACCTGAAGGAGCGCCGTCTGCGCACGCCCGCGCGCCCCGAGGACTCCTTCAGCGATGACCCGCTGCGCATCATGCGCGCGATCCGGTTCGCCGCCCAGCTCTCCTTCGAGCTCGCACCGGAGGTCAAGGCCGCGGCCACGGACATGGCCGACCGCCTCACGATCGTTTCGGCGGAGCGCATCCGTGACGAGCTCACCAAGCTGATGGTCAGCCCCGACCCGCGGGTGGGCATCGAGCACATGGTGGACCTGGAGATCGCGCGCTACGTGCTGCCGGAGATCCCCAAACTGCGCCTGGAGATCGACGAGCACCACCGGCACAAGGACGTCTACGAGCACTCGCTGACCGTGCTCGACCAGGCGATGGACCTGGAGAAGCAGCGGGGCATGCAGCCGGACCTGGTGCTGCGCCTGGCCGCCCTGCTGCACGACATCGGCAAGCCCAAGACCCGCGCTTTCGAGCCGGGCGGGCGGGTCAGCTTCCACCACCATGAGGTGGTGGGCGCGTCCATGAGCAAGAGCCGGCTGAGCGCGCTGCGCTTCCCCAAGGACGTCGTCGCCGACGTCAGCAAGCTCGTGGCGCTGCACCTGCGCTTCCACGGTTACGGCAAGGGCGAGTGGACCGACTCGGCGGTGCGCCGCTACGCCCGCGACGCCGGCCACCTGCTGGAGCGCCTGCACGTCCTGACGAGAGCCGACTGCACCACGCGCAACCGCCGCAAGGCCGCGGCCCTGGCGCGCTCCTACGACGACATCGAGCACCGTATCTCCCGCCTAGCCGAGGAGGAGGAGCTCAACAAGATCCGCCCCGACCTGGACGGCAACGAGATCCAGGAGATCCTCGGCATAGGCCCGGGCCCGCTGGTCGGCAAGGCCTACCGCTACATGCTGGAACTGCGCCTGGAGAACGGCCCCATGGACAAGGCGGACGCCGTGGCCGAACTGCGCAAGTGGGCGGAACAGCAGGAGGAGCTGTAG
- a CDS encoding VanZ family protein, whose amino-acid sequence MLILIPPLSDISEIGQTDREVIWDPLVSFKEDDEIVEGSYIPLVGSDDTYIYYGEQELSEEEVERAREQASSDDAAYYRYPLTNGTSVWFDSEGHDLDPQMRAELESSYPPEEYLGGNDATEGLVVAEKVLNALIFIPIGIIAFASFFSWWARVCVGPALSVIIEFGQWYMAAGRVSETADVIMNSAGHVIGVGMLAAAALLVDRRPAEARHRIRS is encoded by the coding sequence ATGCTGATCCTCATCCCCCCACTCTCCGACATATCTGAGATCGGCCAAACCGACCGGGAGGTGATTTGGGATCCTCTGGTCTCCTTCAAAGAGGATGACGAAATAGTCGAGGGGTCATATATTCCTTTAGTGGGCAGCGACGACACTTACATCTACTACGGAGAGCAGGAGCTGTCTGAAGAGGAAGTAGAACGCGCCCGAGAACAAGCCAGTTCTGACGATGCCGCCTACTATCGTTATCCCTTGACCAACGGTACATCTGTCTGGTTCGATTCGGAAGGCCATGATCTCGACCCTCAGATGCGCGCCGAACTGGAATCTTCCTACCCACCCGAGGAGTACTTGGGCGGAAACGACGCAACAGAAGGGCTTGTAGTTGCGGAGAAGGTTCTCAACGCGCTTATCTTCATACCCATTGGAATTATCGCATTTGCGTCTTTCTTCTCTTGGTGGGCGCGCGTGTGCGTGGGCCCAGCGCTATCGGTTATCATCGAGTTCGGCCAGTGGTATATGGCCGCTGGACGCGTGAGCGAGACCGCCGATGTCATCATGAACTCTGCCGGACACGTTATCGGCGTCGGCATGTTAGCCGCTGCGGCGCTACTAGTGGACCGCCGTCCAGCCGAAGCGCGCCACCGGATTCGCAGCTGA